One Oceanicoccus sagamiensis genomic region harbors:
- the mnmH gene encoding tRNA 2-selenouridine(34) synthase MnmH produces the protein MAGLTADPATFRDLLLANTPFLDVRAEVEFAAGTLPTSCNVPILNNEERHQVGTCYKQQGQAEAIELGHQLVSGETKQQRIERWCQFVRDNNNAHLYCWRGGMRSNLTQQWMAEAGVDIPLIPGGYKALRRVLLDEIEAASVAPMIIIGGKTGTAKTPLVSELSTGIDLEGFAHHRGSSFGRRVEEPPCQSDFENRLGIDLLKKREAEKNAPLFFEDESRMIGPITLPHNLWLAMCEAPIAVVEMSLEFRIQRILQEYVVEMEQEHLAVDAGQGYENYRQHLLASLYRIRKRLGSQRYQTLEKVMNAALDRQQSSGDVSAHEAWIKTLLVDYYDPMYEYQLQNKQPRIQFSGDYQQVIEWASAALCSG, from the coding sequence ATGGCTGGTTTAACTGCAGATCCTGCAACTTTTCGTGATTTATTGCTTGCCAATACCCCTTTTCTCGATGTGCGGGCTGAGGTGGAGTTTGCGGCTGGTACTCTGCCAACGTCATGTAATGTGCCTATTCTTAATAATGAGGAACGCCATCAGGTTGGCACTTGTTATAAACAGCAAGGGCAAGCTGAGGCGATTGAACTTGGCCATCAGCTGGTCAGTGGAGAGACTAAGCAGCAGCGTATTGAGCGCTGGTGCCAGTTTGTCAGGGATAATAACAACGCGCATTTGTATTGCTGGCGTGGCGGTATGCGCTCCAATCTTACCCAGCAATGGATGGCAGAGGCTGGTGTAGATATCCCTTTAATCCCCGGTGGCTATAAAGCCCTGCGTCGTGTTCTGCTGGATGAAATTGAGGCCGCCTCTGTTGCGCCAATGATCATTATCGGTGGTAAAACTGGCACGGCTAAAACGCCTCTGGTCAGCGAGCTGTCGACCGGTATTGATCTTGAAGGTTTTGCCCATCACCGTGGTTCCAGTTTTGGTCGCCGAGTTGAAGAGCCGCCTTGCCAGTCGGACTTTGAAAACCGTCTGGGAATCGACCTGTTAAAAAAACGCGAGGCTGAAAAAAATGCACCGCTGTTTTTTGAAGATGAAAGTCGCATGATAGGGCCAATAACTTTGCCCCATAATTTATGGCTGGCTATGTGCGAAGCGCCTATTGCGGTGGTTGAAATGTCACTGGAGTTTCGTATTCAGCGCATCTTGCAGGAGTATGTGGTTGAAATGGAGCAGGAGCATTTGGCGGTAGATGCCGGGCAGGGTTATGAAAACTACCGCCAGCATCTATTAGCCAGCTTGTACCGCATTCGCAAGCGCCTGGGCTCGCAGCGTTATCAAACATTAGAAAAAGTTATGAATGCCGCGCTGGACCGGCAGCAAAGTAGTGGCGATGTTTCAGCCCACGAAGCATGGATTAAAACTCTGTTGGTTGATTATTATGACCCGATGTATGAATACCAATTGCAAAACAAACAACCTCGTATTCAATTTAGTGGCGATTATCAGCAGGTAATAGAGTGGGCTAGTGCAGCTCTTTGCAGTGGCTAA
- a CDS encoding aldehyde dehydrogenase family protein codes for MTSTPSYGLFINGEERPSDNGKQFEVLSAWTRDSIATIAEGNETDVDNAVVAARAAYPGWAECAPVIRETVLLKAADLVAASAEHLSNIVIQESGSTQQKALFEVNNVAARLRTAAGEASRLYGETFPNDKPHRMSMVIREPIGVVATISPFNASFALLAKMTIYALAAGNTVVAKPASETPLIAIEFAKIFKEAGLPDGCFNVVPGPGRSVGDTLINHGNIDGIAFTGSTEVGSRIAAVGAAKMRRMQMELGGKNPLLVLGDVDPVKAAAIAATGAFFHAGQICMASTRIIVEKSVLDEFVKALVEKANSLTFGEPEDPTTAYGPVINEGALNKVISHVEGARDNGAQVLCGGDVERGLIYRPTVVLEPPRDRGVWVEETFGPVVSVVGVEDLDEAVALANDSEYGLSAGVLTNDMTRALTAARQIRAGAVHLGTHSFQSDSLSPVGGIGASGFGRSGGKYSVEHFTELKWISIELGETPLPF; via the coding sequence ATGACAAGCACTCCATCCTACGGCTTATTTATTAATGGCGAAGAGCGCCCCAGTGATAACGGCAAGCAATTTGAGGTGCTCTCTGCCTGGACCCGCGACAGCATCGCTACCATTGCAGAAGGCAATGAAACCGATGTCGATAATGCCGTCGTGGCTGCCCGCGCCGCTTACCCAGGCTGGGCCGAGTGTGCACCGGTTATCCGCGAAACTGTTTTGCTAAAAGCTGCTGACCTGGTAGCAGCCAGTGCGGAGCATTTAAGTAACATCGTTATCCAGGAAAGTGGCTCCACGCAACAAAAAGCCCTGTTTGAAGTGAATAATGTTGCTGCCCGTTTACGCACCGCCGCCGGTGAAGCCAGCCGCCTTTATGGTGAGACCTTCCCCAACGATAAACCGCACCGTATGTCGATGGTTATTCGCGAGCCGATTGGTGTGGTCGCAACTATTTCACCTTTTAATGCCTCCTTTGCCCTACTAGCCAAGATGACTATTTACGCACTGGCCGCTGGCAATACCGTGGTTGCCAAACCCGCTTCGGAAACGCCGCTAATTGCTATTGAATTTGCCAAAATTTTTAAAGAAGCAGGTTTACCTGATGGCTGCTTTAACGTGGTACCCGGCCCCGGCCGCAGCGTGGGTGACACGCTGATTAACCACGGCAATATCGACGGTATTGCCTTTACCGGCTCTACCGAAGTCGGCAGCCGTATTGCTGCTGTCGGTGCAGCCAAAATGCGCCGCATGCAAATGGAGCTTGGCGGTAAAAACCCGCTATTAGTTTTAGGGGATGTCGACCCGGTTAAAGCTGCAGCCATTGCCGCCACCGGTGCATTCTTCCATGCCGGCCAAATCTGTATGGCCAGTACCCGGATTATTGTAGAAAAATCCGTACTGGATGAGTTTGTTAAAGCACTAGTAGAAAAAGCTAACTCACTCACCTTTGGTGAGCCTGAAGACCCTACTACCGCTTATGGTCCCGTTATCAACGAAGGCGCACTGAATAAAGTAATCAGTCATGTTGAAGGCGCACGAGACAATGGCGCACAAGTGCTCTGCGGTGGTGATGTTGAGCGCGGCTTAATTTACCGCCCTACTGTCGTGTTAGAGCCACCCCGTGATCGCGGTGTTTGGGTTGAAGAAACCTTTGGCCCAGTGGTTAGCGTAGTGGGTGTGGAAGATCTGGACGAAGCGGTTGCCCTGGCCAACGATAGCGAATACGGTTTAAGTGCTGGTGTACTCACCAACGATATGACCCGTGCCCTAACCGCCGCCAGACAGATTCGCGCCGGTGCCGTGCATTTGGGTACCCACTCTTTCCAAAGTGATTCACTAAGCCCTGTAGGCGGTATTGGCGCTTCCGGCTTCGGCCGCAGTGGCGGTAAATACAGTGTTGAACACTTTACCGAGTTAAAATGGATTAGTATTGAACTGGGTGAAACACCACTCCCCTTTTAA
- a CDS encoding PDZ domain-containing protein, with the protein MGIVTQRIIYTLLGGLISAGLVLTLTEPPQPATPAASTNTAPPLADNVENTDITQLQQTIAKLQQQLHFEQENTAALDYELQLLEDLLADASSPTPPRPTNRKNRAAETWFDESRLLALNVDPADIETIKTLHNQAELEKLELRNKAARDAKLRRSLYRELKTIDSNLRQQLGEQNYDRMLFASGKRNRVEVTDILTGSAANSTGIQKGDLIISYGGERIYEPANLYQSTAGGDVGEMTLVEIQRGEEVLTVYVPRGPLGTRFKPIVKNPD; encoded by the coding sequence ATGGGTATCGTCACACAACGGATTATCTATACCCTATTAGGCGGCTTAATCTCAGCCGGTCTAGTGCTAACATTGACTGAGCCTCCACAGCCTGCCACCCCCGCGGCCAGCACTAACACCGCCCCCCCTCTGGCTGACAACGTAGAAAACACCGATATCACCCAGCTACAACAAACGATTGCAAAGCTACAGCAGCAATTGCATTTTGAACAAGAAAATACCGCCGCCCTCGATTATGAACTGCAATTATTAGAAGATTTATTAGCGGATGCCTCAAGCCCTACCCCCCCTCGCCCAACCAACCGCAAGAATCGAGCAGCGGAAACCTGGTTTGATGAAAGTCGTTTGCTGGCACTTAATGTAGACCCGGCTGACATTGAAACGATCAAAACCCTGCATAACCAGGCCGAATTGGAAAAGCTCGAGCTACGCAACAAAGCGGCCCGCGACGCCAAACTCCGTAGAAGCCTCTATAGAGAGCTAAAAACTATTGATAGCAATTTACGGCAACAGTTAGGCGAACAAAACTACGACCGTATGCTATTTGCTTCGGGCAAAAGAAACCGGGTAGAAGTGACCGACATCTTAACCGGGTCAGCAGCTAATAGCACCGGCATCCAAAAAGGGGATTTGATTATTAGCTATGGCGGAGAACGTATCTACGAACCCGCCAACCTCTACCAGAGTACCGCCGGAGGGGATGTGGGTGAAATGACTCTGGTTGAAATTCAGCGGGGAGAAGAAGTACTGACAGTTTATGTACCCAGAGGGCCGTTAGGTACACGCTTTAAACCGATTGTTAAAAACCCCGACTAA
- a CDS encoding sodium:solute symporter family protein: protein MPIAPYWWFIALYSLSLLLIGWYASRSSVESSLKDYYLAGASLGPVALFFTLYATNYSGGSLFGIPGKAYRTGLEVAPMIVGLTGVGIVLLAYAPKLYRIAKAHDFLTLGDFVRWRYHYRPLFWLVNALAVFSLTAYILSNLLAVGLLLETASDGVLSFSTSIISVAIIMAIYESMGGMRSVVWSDIIQGALLLVGALCACVLAFIFEPKAVPALVDALAAQQDKFDAGEFPVVTFISLSIVTMFAACVYPQKIQRIYAAKNLQTTLTAYKVMLFMPLITLLPLTMVAMAAPAWVPGLEGRDSERVMLYVIAQLDQHIVGARFLLTLYLAAGVAAIMSTIDSALLTLGSMITHDGIRPNYPELSQQKLQKFGKLLSWGLMIPMVIAAINLPSSVWSLLVFMLEIMLQLTPAVLLGVWLPALRGPAMFAGMLAGLLVTLGLKFVEGGSMPLGVHSGLWGVGLNLLLVFLFSAMPQKTAR, encoded by the coding sequence ATGCCTATTGCCCCTTATTGGTGGTTTATCGCCCTTTATTCTCTGTCGCTATTATTGATTGGCTGGTATGCATCCCGCTCGTCGGTTGAGTCTTCGCTAAAAGATTATTATCTGGCCGGTGCCAGTCTTGGGCCAGTAGCTTTATTTTTTACGCTTTATGCGACCAACTATAGCGGTGGCTCATTATTTGGTATTCCGGGTAAAGCTTATCGCACGGGCTTGGAAGTGGCTCCGATGATTGTGGGGCTAACCGGGGTAGGGATTGTATTGCTGGCCTATGCGCCAAAACTTTATCGTATTGCCAAAGCGCACGATTTTTTAACCCTCGGCGATTTTGTTCGTTGGCGTTATCACTACCGCCCCTTATTTTGGTTGGTCAATGCCCTGGCCGTATTTTCATTAACGGCCTATATCCTGAGTAATTTATTGGCGGTAGGTCTGTTATTAGAGACCGCCAGTGATGGTGTGCTGAGTTTTTCTACCAGTATTATTTCTGTCGCTATTATTATGGCGATTTACGAAAGTATGGGTGGTATGCGTTCCGTAGTCTGGTCTGACATTATTCAGGGCGCTTTATTATTAGTCGGCGCCTTATGCGCCTGTGTGCTGGCTTTTATCTTTGAGCCTAAGGCGGTGCCTGCTCTGGTGGATGCCTTGGCAGCACAGCAAGATAAGTTTGATGCCGGTGAGTTTCCCGTGGTGACGTTTATTAGCTTATCCATTGTGACGATGTTTGCCGCCTGTGTTTACCCGCAAAAAATTCAACGCATCTATGCGGCTAAAAATCTGCAAACCACCTTAACCGCTTATAAGGTGATGTTATTTATGCCGCTGATTACACTGTTGCCCTTAACGATGGTAGCGATGGCAGCCCCCGCTTGGGTGCCGGGCTTGGAGGGTAGGGACAGTGAGCGAGTGATGTTGTATGTGATCGCCCAACTTGATCAGCATATTGTTGGCGCCCGGTTTTTATTAACGCTGTATTTGGCTGCCGGTGTGGCGGCGATTATGTCGACTATTGATTCGGCTTTATTAACGCTGGGTTCGATGATTACCCACGATGGTATTCGTCCTAACTACCCTGAGCTATCGCAACAAAAATTGCAAAAGTTTGGCAAGCTATTAAGTTGGGGCTTGATGATCCCCATGGTAATCGCGGCGATTAATTTACCCAGTTCGGTTTGGTCGCTATTGGTCTTTATGCTGGAAATCATGCTGCAATTAACCCCTGCGGTATTGCTGGGGGTTTGGTTGCCAGCTTTGCGTGGCCCAGCGATGTTTGCGGGTATGCTAGCCGGTTTGTTGGTCACGTTGGGCTTAAAATTTGTTGAGGGTGGCTCTATGCCGCTGGGGGTTCACTCTGGGTTATGGGGTGTAGGCTTGAATCTATTGTTGGTGTTTTTATTTAGCGCTATGCCGCAAAAAACAGCGCGTTAA
- a CDS encoding malonyl-CoA decarboxylase produces the protein MRLNQLIGSIAEAGRELLNRTRPEARSVEQLCEDLSSSKGEAMGTAIAQEVVAAYDKMDKEQKIDFFGLLYNKYSSDRETILKSAEAYKTTNDLETFKALSVAVDGPRKNLFRSFNMAPNGTSTLVRMREDLFELLPEHKELEAVDVDFLYLLKSWFNRGFLTLETINWQTPAHILEKLIAYEAVHEMQGWDDLRRRLADDRRCFAFFHPALPDDPLIFVQVALVDGIAGNVQDLLAEPRADDDRSNFDTAIFYSISNCQEGLRGISFGNFLIKQVVMELRKEFPQLKRFATLSPIPGFRRWLNKEVANAESALLTASEKEQLSQLNSDQWHTFESYVDMVEPLLMRLCAHYLYHAKRGKYPLDPVERFHLGNGARIERLNWMADTSANGLAQSAGMLVNYGYELSKVEESHEAYVNDHAIVTSKDFLKLID, from the coding sequence ATGCGTCTAAATCAATTGATTGGCTCTATTGCCGAAGCGGGCAGAGAGCTGCTAAACCGTACCCGACCTGAAGCCCGTTCTGTAGAGCAGTTGTGCGAAGACCTTAGCTCTAGTAAAGGTGAAGCCATGGGTACTGCCATTGCTCAGGAGGTTGTGGCCGCCTATGACAAAATGGATAAAGAGCAAAAAATCGATTTCTTTGGTTTGCTCTATAACAAATACAGTTCAGACCGTGAAACCATTCTGAAATCCGCGGAAGCTTATAAAACCACTAATGACCTTGAAACGTTTAAAGCGCTTAGTGTCGCTGTCGATGGTCCGCGTAAAAATCTGTTCCGTAGTTTTAATATGGCCCCTAATGGCACTTCCACATTGGTCAGAATGCGCGAGGACTTGTTTGAGCTTTTGCCAGAGCATAAAGAGCTGGAAGCCGTTGATGTTGATTTTCTCTATTTATTAAAGTCCTGGTTTAACCGCGGTTTTTTAACCCTTGAAACGATTAACTGGCAAACCCCGGCCCATATTCTGGAAAAGCTGATTGCCTATGAAGCTGTGCATGAAATGCAGGGCTGGGATGATTTAAGGCGCAGGCTGGCGGATGATCGTCGTTGCTTTGCCTTTTTTCACCCGGCTTTACCGGATGATCCGCTAATTTTTGTGCAGGTTGCTTTAGTCGATGGTATTGCTGGCAATGTGCAGGATCTTTTAGCCGAGCCCCGTGCTGATGATGACCGCAGTAATTTTGATACCGCCATTTTTTACTCGATCAGTAATTGTCAGGAGGGTTTGCGGGGTATTTCCTTTGGTAACTTCCTGATTAAGCAGGTGGTGATGGAGTTGCGTAAAGAGTTTCCGCAATTAAAACGCTTTGCCACCTTATCACCAATTCCCGGTTTTAGGCGCTGGCTCAATAAAGAGGTGGCCAATGCGGAATCAGCGCTATTAACCGCTTCTGAAAAAGAACAGCTAAGCCAATTAAATAGTGACCAATGGCATACCTTTGAGTCCTATGTCGATATGGTGGAGCCTTTGTTAATGCGCCTGTGTGCTCATTATCTTTACCATGCTAAACGTGGCAAATACCCACTGGACCCTGTGGAGCGCTTTCACTTGGGCAACGGTGCCAGAATAGAGCGCCTTAACTGGATGGCGGATACCTCAGCCAATGGTTTGGCCCAGTCTGCCGGTATGTTGGTTAACTATGGTTATGAACTCAGCAAAGTGGAAGAAAGTCATGAGGCTTATGTGAATGATCATGCTATTGTTACCTCGAAAGATTTTTTAAAACTGATTGATTAA
- a CDS encoding efflux RND transporter permease subunit, giving the protein MSETKAETKTENRPSWVDIFVERPVLSIVISLALVLIGVRAAMDLPIQEFPRIESASLVINTPYVGASAEVVQGFITEPIERIAATIPGVDYVDATSTAGMSTVTVWLELNQKSTDALAELSSRLSQIRFELPQGAEDPAVSVRRADRPIAGFYLDIPLKAGMTRAETSDYLTRRVNPILTAIPGVQNVTLEAGRMPAMRIWMDPDRLAMFQLSPRDVEEALQRNNIIATIGRSENTNQRIDLMVNTSLQTVEDFEQMVIREVEGAVIRVRDVARVELGEEEGSVNAMLDLQDAVYIGIWPLPGSNEIDIGDRLYVALDEINATLPDGMKIGIGYDVTTYMRNALREIIITLIETVILVGIVVVAFMGSLRTALVPLVAIPISLLGAVAAMSLMGFSLNLLTILAVVLSVGLVVDDAIVVVENVSRFMRQGMTRTQAALASSRQLLSPIIGMTITLAAVYAPIGLLSGLTGVLFKEFAFTLAVAVLISGVVAITLSPIMSAYVCPEGGHEGRFTQWVNNWFIRIQESYGRMLDKTLGSGPQVFAVGMYFTVLIIPLFLLSQQELAPTEDESSISVVTSAPPDASLEYTSKYMLDVISTMHSLPHTYAMWEIVQPGGAFGGMEFVDYSERDKSVHEIFPEAFQKLKQVTGVKAFPTLGSALPTAGNFPVELVIMSPDSAEDMLPYAEKIVAAAYKTGMFMFASTNLNIDLPQGRFQLDRERVANAGMSLQDVTKQMGLLLSGNYVNRFDLEGKAYRVVPMVEKGGRPDPQALLDMKIRTPDGDLIPLANLATLETKSAPRYLAKFQQKNAFRVYGGVLPNATKEQALSALEEAAKEILPAGYTIDYAGESRQIRQEGNTLIGVLGVALAFVFMVLAVQFNSFRDPLVVLLGSVPLAFSGAMLFTFVGWTTINIYSQVGFITLAGLIAKNAILIVEFANQLQIQGKDKLAAIKEASIIRLRPVLMTTGATVLGHFPLVLVSGPGAEARNSIGIVLVAGMLVGTIFTLFILPNVYMWLASEHKQPEASDSVGDTVTAS; this is encoded by the coding sequence ATGAGCGAGACAAAGGCAGAGACCAAAACCGAGAATAGACCCTCCTGGGTTGATATTTTTGTTGAAAGGCCGGTGCTTTCTATTGTGATTTCACTGGCGCTGGTATTAATCGGTGTGCGGGCAGCGATGGATTTGCCGATACAGGAATTCCCCAGAATTGAAAGCGCCTCGCTGGTAATCAATACGCCTTATGTAGGCGCATCGGCGGAAGTGGTACAGGGTTTTATTACCGAACCGATTGAACGTATTGCGGCGACTATCCCCGGTGTTGATTATGTGGATGCCACCTCCACCGCAGGGATGAGCACGGTAACGGTATGGCTAGAGCTAAACCAGAAAAGTACCGATGCTCTGGCTGAATTATCCTCCCGCCTAAGCCAGATTCGTTTTGAACTACCCCAAGGTGCTGAAGACCCTGCGGTTTCAGTGCGCCGAGCCGATCGACCTATTGCCGGTTTCTATTTGGATATCCCCCTTAAAGCCGGTATGACCCGCGCTGAAACCAGTGACTACCTGACCCGCCGGGTAAACCCTATTCTTACCGCCATCCCCGGTGTGCAAAATGTCACACTGGAAGCGGGGCGCATGCCCGCGATGCGCATATGGATGGACCCTGACCGTCTGGCGATGTTCCAACTTAGCCCCCGGGATGTAGAAGAAGCTCTGCAAAGAAATAATATTATTGCCACCATCGGTCGCAGTGAAAATACCAACCAGCGTATCGACTTAATGGTCAATACCTCACTGCAAACCGTGGAAGACTTCGAGCAAATGGTAATTCGCGAAGTTGAAGGTGCTGTTATCCGCGTGCGCGATGTAGCGCGGGTAGAGTTGGGTGAAGAAGAGGGCAGCGTTAATGCCATGCTCGACCTTCAGGATGCGGTATATATCGGTATCTGGCCTTTACCGGGTTCCAATGAAATTGATATCGGTGATCGACTCTATGTGGCTCTGGATGAAATTAATGCCACTTTGCCTGACGGCATGAAAATAGGTATTGGCTACGATGTTACGACTTATATGCGCAATGCCCTGCGGGAAATTATTATTACCCTGATCGAAACCGTAATCTTAGTGGGCATTGTGGTAGTCGCTTTTATGGGCTCCCTAAGAACGGCGCTGGTGCCTTTGGTAGCAATACCTATTTCTCTATTAGGTGCCGTTGCCGCTATGTCACTGATGGGGTTCTCGTTAAACCTGTTAACCATATTGGCGGTGGTACTGTCAGTGGGTTTGGTTGTCGATGATGCCATTGTGGTGGTGGAAAATGTCTCCCGTTTTATGCGACAGGGCATGACTCGCACTCAGGCAGCTCTGGCCAGTTCAAGGCAACTACTGTCACCTATTATTGGTATGACAATTACTCTGGCGGCGGTGTATGCCCCCATTGGCTTATTGTCAGGGCTAACCGGTGTATTATTTAAAGAGTTTGCCTTTACCCTGGCGGTGGCGGTATTAATTTCTGGTGTTGTAGCGATAACGTTGTCGCCAATAATGAGTGCCTATGTCTGTCCCGAGGGTGGCCATGAAGGGCGCTTTACCCAGTGGGTCAATAACTGGTTTATCCGCATTCAGGAAAGCTATGGCCGCATGCTGGATAAAACGCTGGGCTCCGGTCCACAGGTGTTTGCGGTGGGGATGTATTTTACCGTGCTGATTATTCCACTGTTTTTATTGTCGCAACAGGAGTTGGCGCCGACGGAAGATGAAAGTTCTATCAGTGTTGTGACTTCAGCACCACCGGATGCTTCGCTGGAATATACCAGCAAGTATATGCTGGATGTTATTTCTACCATGCACTCGCTACCTCATACCTATGCCATGTGGGAGATAGTGCAACCCGGTGGTGCTTTTGGGGGGATGGAGTTTGTTGATTACTCCGAGCGGGATAAATCCGTGCATGAGATATTTCCCGAAGCTTTTCAAAAGTTAAAACAAGTGACCGGGGTAAAAGCCTTTCCAACCTTGGGTTCGGCATTGCCTACCGCGGGTAACTTCCCGGTTGAGCTGGTGATTATGTCCCCCGATAGCGCCGAAGATATGTTGCCCTATGCAGAAAAAATTGTAGCGGCGGCCTATAAAACCGGCATGTTTATGTTTGCCAGTACCAACCTGAATATTGATTTGCCCCAGGGCCGTTTTCAATTAGACCGTGAACGCGTCGCCAATGCCGGTATGTCTTTGCAGGATGTGACCAAGCAAATGGGTTTATTGTTATCGGGTAACTATGTCAATCGCTTTGATCTGGAAGGCAAAGCCTACCGCGTTGTACCTATGGTAGAAAAGGGCGGCCGCCCCGATCCACAGGCATTGCTGGATATGAAAATACGCACCCCGGATGGCGACTTAATTCCACTAGCCAATCTGGCAACCCTTGAAACCAAATCGGCCCCTCGCTATCTGGCCAAGTTTCAGCAGAAAAATGCTTTCCGTGTTTATGGTGGTGTTTTGCCTAATGCCACCAAGGAACAGGCTTTATCCGCTTTAGAAGAAGCGGCAAAAGAAATCCTGCCAGCGGGCTACACCATCGACTATGCCGGTGAATCCAGACAGATCCGCCAGGAAGGCAATACTCTGATTGGCGTATTGGGTGTTGCACTAGCCTTTGTATTTATGGTGCTAGCGGTACAGTTTAATAGCTTCCGCGACCCCTTGGTGGTGCTGTTAGGCTCGGTGCCGTTGGCCTTTTCCGGCGCCATGCTATTTACCTTTGTTGGCTGGACCACGATTAATATTTATTCGCAGGTAGGTTTTATTACGCTGGCGGGCTTGATTGCCAAAAATGCCATTTTGATTGTGGAGTTTGCCAATCAGTTGCAGATTCAGGGCAAGGATAAATTGGCGGCGATTAAAGAGGCCTCGATTATTCGTTTGCGTCCGGTATTAATGACTACCGGTGCAACGGTATTGGGTCACTTTCCGTTGGTATTGGTATCCGGTCCCGGTGCAGAAGCGCGTAATAGTATTGGTATTGTGTTAGTGGCGGGTATGTTGGTGGGTACTATCTTTACCCTGTTTATTTTACCGAATGTGTATATGTGGTTGGCGTCTGAGCATAAGCAGCCAGAAGCCAGCGATAGTGTGGGTGATACAGTGACCGCAAGCTAA
- a CDS encoding efflux RND transporter periplasmic adaptor subunit yields the protein MKFRKWLPVIVGCVLITVILASYKVHQIRKAIEFGKSFGEPSEVVELATTESSEWQQTITATADVVAVQAVDLTNELGGRVETIDFKAGDQIKQGQLLLKLDTTEEEAQLAAAEADAQLAALALERNQKLAKTGVASEEARDQALAQRNAAVASEDRLKAIISKKTIRAPFDASAGIFELEVGQYLQPNTMISRLVGDTSKVWLDFYLPQRQSSLALGDEISVMLRGEGIKATVIAKDSWVNPRSGNLRYRAEVDNTAGKLYPGTVVTISAPVGEPQTVSRVPMNAVRYDAFGPNLYVLVPAEEGAAEAERAAKRRVTLGPEQDGYVVILSGLEPSDRVAGNGAFKLRDGILVKAVDMAAEDKTADTSEPTTGQ from the coding sequence ATGAAGTTCCGCAAATGGTTGCCGGTTATTGTCGGTTGCGTCCTGATCACCGTTATTCTGGCCTCCTATAAAGTCCATCAAATCCGCAAAGCGATCGAGTTTGGCAAGTCCTTTGGGGAACCCTCCGAAGTCGTTGAGCTGGCCACGACCGAATCGTCTGAATGGCAGCAAACGATTACTGCTACCGCTGATGTGGTGGCTGTGCAGGCGGTGGATTTGACCAATGAGCTGGGTGGCCGGGTCGAAACCATTGATTTTAAAGCTGGTGACCAGATTAAACAGGGGCAATTACTGCTTAAGCTCGATACCACCGAAGAAGAAGCGCAATTAGCCGCTGCTGAAGCCGATGCCCAGCTGGCCGCTCTGGCACTGGAAAGAAACCAGAAACTGGCCAAAACCGGTGTTGCCTCGGAAGAGGCCAGGGATCAGGCACTGGCCCAACGCAATGCCGCAGTGGCTTCAGAAGATCGCCTTAAAGCGATTATCAGCAAAAAAACCATTCGCGCGCCCTTTGATGCTTCCGCCGGGATCTTTGAGCTGGAAGTGGGGCAGTATTTGCAACCTAATACCATGATCAGCCGCTTGGTAGGCGATACCAGCAAGGTCTGGCTGGATTTTTATTTACCGCAGCGGCAGTCATCCTTAGCACTGGGTGATGAGATATCGGTGATGCTGCGCGGTGAAGGTATCAAAGCAACAGTGATTGCCAAAGACTCCTGGGTTAACCCCCGTTCTGGTAATTTACGTTACCGCGCCGAAGTTGATAATACTGCGGGCAAATTATACCCCGGCACTGTAGTGACTATCTCTGCACCGGTGGGTGAGCCGCAAACAGTTTCCAGAGTACCGATGAATGCGGTTCGCTATGATGCCTTTGGCCCTAATCTCTATGTGCTGGTGCCCGCCGAAGAAGGTGCGGCTGAGGCGGAACGCGCGGCTAAACGCCGGGTCACTCTGGGGCCTGAGCAAGATGGCTATGTGGTTATTTTGAGTGGCCTGGAACCCAGTGATCGTGTTGCGGGCAATGGCGCTTTTAAATTACGTGATGGCATTTTGGTTAAAGCGGTTGATATGGCTGCCGAGGATAAGACGGCTGACACTTCAGAACCCACGACGGGGCAATAA